One part of the Nostoc sp. PCC 7120 = FACHB-418 genome encodes these proteins:
- the hglK gene encoding heterocyst-specific glycolipids-directing protein HglK, whose translation MTTPIVKKSNNAPSKNLVKPNSLPLATRRLAAWATEITLLATTGLVPFGLGVYINSRSDINREPLNPALVVTERAIARPLALPADYGIRNVAWPTNYLWMLALLAPTALSWWQLYLLAKTGSTLPKRWFGVKVLNEEGTPPGLATVVVREGIGRWTVPMSVAYILWRYSFAFPNLGLFTSLAVLMVIGEALALPARRGRKALHDWLAGTYVVDANRPVPSPDVALNGRGLSGVSPQPEEGNATLATTAMAMSYPQGEVITTDNSSLISLWRRMQQNPSLTLFGVALTSMTAVLATLIGTQVYIQTQQGNRESQKINSQQFLEFVKQLSPESGASIEDRQRTILALGSLKDFQSIQFLTDMMVKETNPILIDTIQQALTSVGTAAIPELQNKNQFLATELDSVGSASPEREARQKRLQINQQTINKILNVYSGKTLGLDLSRTQLGQSGTVGGSFFNLILDNIDLSGIKFKSANLNQASFKGSRFRSVGDDGRWDTYDDAIADLSQAQMKQANFTDANLSRVLMTRSDLSRATLNRANLSNARLIGANLSSAQLVGADLRGTVLENASLTGADLGDAKLQEANLYGARLSRVIAIGAQLSFANLTKTDWQSSDLSGADLERANLSNADLSATRMTGAILRSAQLENANLRNADLSLVDLRGANVAGADFKDTILTPSRQDPADQFVQTPELGSVSAVVKGVDFSQAKNLDGKQLAYICTQGGVHPRCP comes from the coding sequence ATGACGACTCCAATTGTTAAAAAAAGTAATAATGCACCAAGCAAAAATTTAGTAAAACCAAATTCTCTACCCCTAGCCACAAGACGCTTGGCCGCTTGGGCAACAGAAATTACCTTATTAGCTACCACTGGTTTGGTTCCTTTTGGTCTAGGGGTATATATCAATTCTAGAAGTGATATTAATCGAGAACCCCTCAACCCAGCACTAGTAGTTACAGAAAGAGCGATCGCTAGACCTTTGGCATTACCGGCAGACTATGGTATACGGAATGTAGCTTGGCCGACTAACTACTTATGGATGTTAGCTTTGTTAGCACCCACAGCTCTTTCCTGGTGGCAATTATACTTACTAGCAAAAACAGGTAGTACTCTGCCCAAGCGTTGGTTTGGTGTGAAGGTACTCAACGAAGAAGGCACTCCCCCAGGTTTAGCCACCGTTGTCGTCCGCGAAGGTATTGGTCGTTGGACTGTACCCATGTCCGTTGCTTACATTCTCTGGCGCTACAGTTTTGCCTTTCCCAACTTGGGCTTGTTTACATCATTGGCAGTGTTGATGGTCATAGGCGAAGCTTTGGCCTTACCCGCACGTCGGGGACGGAAAGCCTTACATGATTGGTTGGCGGGTACTTATGTAGTCGATGCCAATCGCCCTGTACCATCCCCAGATGTAGCCCTAAATGGACGAGGTTTATCTGGTGTCAGTCCTCAACCGGAGGAAGGAAATGCCACCTTAGCCACAACTGCAATGGCTATGAGCTACCCCCAAGGAGAAGTCATCACCACAGACAACAGTAGCTTGATTTCCTTGTGGCGACGGATGCAGCAAAACCCCAGTCTCACCTTATTTGGTGTTGCCCTTACCAGTATGACGGCTGTACTGGCTACTTTAATTGGGACTCAAGTTTATATCCAAACTCAGCAAGGGAATCGGGAATCGCAGAAAATTAACAGTCAGCAATTCTTGGAATTTGTGAAACAATTAAGTCCTGAGTCTGGAGCCAGTATCGAAGACCGTCAAAGGACAATTTTGGCTTTGGGTAGTCTGAAAGATTTCCAATCTATCCAGTTTTTGACGGACATGATGGTGAAGGAAACTAACCCCATCCTCATAGATACCATCCAACAGGCACTTACAAGTGTAGGCACCGCCGCCATCCCCGAATTACAAAACAAAAATCAGTTTTTGGCGACAGAATTAGACTCTGTTGGTAGCGCATCTCCAGAACGGGAGGCTCGACAAAAACGCTTACAAATTAACCAGCAGACAATTAATAAAATTCTCAATGTTTATAGTGGTAAAACCTTAGGGCTTGATCTCAGCCGGACTCAACTAGGCCAAAGTGGGACTGTGGGTGGTTCCTTTTTTAACTTGATTTTAGACAACATTGATTTATCAGGCATTAAGTTCAAATCTGCCAATCTTAACCAAGCTAGTTTTAAGGGTAGCCGTTTTCGGAGCGTTGGTGACGATGGACGCTGGGACACCTATGATGATGCGATCGCTGATTTAAGTCAAGCCCAGATGAAACAAGCCAATTTCACTGATGCTAACCTCAGCCGCGTCCTCATGACTCGTAGCGATTTAAGCCGCGCCACCCTCAATAGAGCCAATTTATCCAATGCACGCTTAATTGGTGCTAACCTCAGCAGCGCCCAATTAGTAGGAGCTGATTTGCGGGGTACAGTTTTAGAAAATGCCAGCTTGACAGGGGCTGATTTAGGTGATGCTAAATTACAAGAAGCCAATCTCTACGGCGCGCGTCTTAGTCGAGTCATCGCTATAGGCGCTCAATTATCGTTTGCCAACTTAACTAAAACCGATTGGCAAAGTTCTGACCTCTCCGGCGCTGATTTAGAACGGGCAAATCTCAGCAATGCTGACCTCAGCGCCACTCGCATGACAGGCGCAATTTTACGCTCCGCTCAACTGGAAAATGCTAACTTGCGAAATGCTGATTTAAGTCTGGTCGATTTGCGGGGAGCTAATGTCGCCGGTGCTGATTTTAAAGACACAATTCTCACCCCCAGCAGACAAGACCCAGCAGACCAATTCGTACAAACACCAGAACTAGGTTCAGTATCTGCGGTAGTTAAAGGGGTAGATTTTTCTCAAGCTAAAAATCTAGATGGCAAGCAACTAGCTTATATTTGCACTCAAGGCGGCGTTCATCCACGTTGTCCGTAG
- a CDS encoding glycoside hydrolase 100 family protein — translation MQKLNGLLTNDIIEESAWEALEKSILYYKGRPVGTVAAFDASVEALNYDQCFVRDFVSSALIFLIKGKTDIVRNFLEETLKLQPKDRQLDAYKPGRGLIPASFKVVSDNGEEYLEADFGEHAIARVTPVDSCLWWILLLRAYVVASKDFSLAYQPEFQTGIRLIMEICLANRFDMYPTLLVPDGACMIDRRLGIYGHPLELQVLFYAALRAAREMLICQGNQDVVEAIDNRLPLLCAHIRQHYWIDINRLNAIYRFKSEEYGKAAVNLFNIYVDSIPYYELDKWLPKKGGYLAGNVGPSQLDTRFFALGNLMAIISDLATEEQSQAIMTLIEDRWEDLVGDMPMKICYPALENEEYRIVTGCDPKNIPWSYHNAGSWPVLMWMLAAASVKAGKPYIAGKAIEIAQARLLEDEWPEYYDGKKGRLIGKQARKYQTWTIAGFLLAAELMKNPSLLSLISFDKLPSELVSRACEFEIGSVDASISR, via the coding sequence ATGCAGAAGCTAAACGGACTGCTAACAAATGACATCATAGAAGAATCAGCATGGGAAGCTCTAGAAAAATCGATTTTATATTATAAAGGTCGTCCAGTAGGGACGGTTGCAGCCTTTGATGCTTCTGTAGAAGCATTAAATTATGACCAATGTTTTGTGAGGGATTTTGTTTCATCAGCCCTAATTTTCTTGATTAAGGGTAAAACAGATATTGTCCGCAACTTTCTAGAAGAAACATTAAAATTACAGCCTAAAGATAGACAGTTAGATGCTTATAAGCCAGGGCGGGGATTAATTCCAGCTAGCTTTAAAGTAGTCTCAGATAATGGTGAAGAATATTTAGAGGCAGATTTTGGTGAACACGCGATCGCACGCGTTACACCAGTTGATTCTTGTTTATGGTGGATTCTTTTATTGCGTGCCTATGTAGTAGCCAGCAAAGATTTTTCTTTAGCATATCAGCCAGAATTCCAAACAGGTATTCGGCTAATTATGGAAATATGCTTGGCAAATCGTTTTGATATGTATCCAACATTATTGGTTCCTGATGGTGCCTGCATGATTGACCGCCGTTTAGGTATTTATGGTCATCCTTTGGAACTACAAGTTTTATTTTATGCGGCGTTACGTGCAGCCCGTGAAATGTTAATTTGCCAAGGAAATCAAGATGTTGTGGAAGCAATTGATAACCGCCTACCGCTTTTGTGCGCCCACATCCGCCAACATTATTGGATAGATATTAATCGCTTAAATGCAATTTATCGCTTCAAGAGTGAAGAATACGGTAAAGCAGCCGTCAACTTATTTAACATTTATGTAGACTCAATTCCCTATTACGAATTAGATAAATGGTTGCCTAAAAAAGGTGGTTATTTAGCTGGTAATGTTGGCCCTTCCCAGTTGGATACTCGCTTTTTTGCCCTGGGTAATTTGATGGCGATTATTTCTGACTTAGCCACAGAGGAACAGTCACAAGCCATTATGACTCTCATCGAAGATAGATGGGAAGATTTGGTAGGAGATATGCCAATGAAAATTTGCTACCCAGCTTTAGAAAATGAAGAATATAGAATTGTCACAGGGTGCGACCCAAAAAATATACCTTGGTCGTATCATAATGCAGGAAGTTGGCCAGTTTTGATGTGGATGCTAGCAGCAGCATCTGTAAAAGCTGGTAAACCTTATATAGCAGGTAAAGCTATTGAAATTGCTCAAGCACGCCTTTTAGAAGATGAGTGGCCAGAGTATTACGACGGCAAGAAAGGAAGACTCATTGGTAAACAAGCCAGAAAATATCAAACCTGGACAATAGCTGGCTTTTTATTAGCGGCGGAATTGATGAAAAATCCTTCCCTTTTGTCATTAATTAGTTTTGATAAACTACCATCAGAATTGGTTTCCAGAGCGTGTGAATTTGAAATTGGCAGTGTAGATGCTTCTATATCTCGATAA
- a CDS encoding 16S rRNA (cytosine(967)-C(5))-methyltransferase has product MTNSRQIAFIALRDVHKGAYTDVALDRALQKANLSDIDRRLVTELLYGSVRRQRTLDFIIDQLAKKKSHQQPTELRSILHLGLYQLRYQERIPASAAVNTTVELAKDNGFAGLTGFVNGLLRQYIRLAEASPDFLELPENPVERLGILHSFPDWIIKVWWEQLGLTETEKLCEWMNQTPTLDLRVNPLLASVAEVETALKSAGVLARPIPHLPQALRLIGNNGSIQKLPGFSQGWWIVQDASAQLVGHLLDPQPGEVIIDACAAPGGKTTHIAELMKDEGKVWAGDRTASRLRKLKENAQRLNLHSIEICIGDSRNLPQFYDVADRVLLDAPCSGLGTLHRHADARWRQTPESVQELSMLQKELLAHTSKFVKVGGVLVYATCTLHPAENEEVITEFVAGNSDWQIEPPRPDSPYSAYTTPQGWLKVWPHNQDMDGFFMVRLRKTNVSE; this is encoded by the coding sequence ATGACAAATTCCCGTCAAATAGCTTTTATCGCCTTGAGAGATGTGCATAAAGGGGCTTATACAGATGTTGCTTTAGATAGAGCATTGCAAAAAGCAAATTTATCAGATATTGACCGCCGGTTGGTGACAGAATTACTTTATGGCAGTGTGAGAAGACAACGGACTCTTGATTTTATTATTGACCAACTCGCCAAAAAGAAATCACACCAACAGCCAACAGAACTCCGCAGTATCTTACATTTAGGTTTATATCAACTGCGTTATCAAGAGCGTATCCCTGCTTCTGCGGCTGTGAATACTACTGTGGAATTAGCGAAAGATAATGGTTTTGCTGGGTTGACAGGTTTTGTTAATGGTTTATTACGGCAATATATCCGGTTGGCTGAAGCATCACCAGACTTTCTCGAACTCCCAGAAAATCCGGTGGAAAGGTTGGGAATTTTACATAGCTTTCCTGACTGGATTATTAAAGTATGGTGGGAACAGTTGGGTTTGACGGAGACAGAAAAACTCTGTGAATGGATGAATCAAACACCAACCCTTGATTTGAGAGTCAACCCCTTACTTGCTTCCGTTGCAGAAGTGGAAACAGCTTTAAAATCGGCTGGGGTTTTGGCTAGACCTATTCCTCATTTACCCCAAGCTTTACGACTCATTGGCAATAATGGTTCTATCCAAAAGCTTCCAGGGTTTAGCCAAGGTTGGTGGATTGTACAGGATGCTAGCGCTCAGTTAGTTGGTCATTTGCTTGATCCCCAACCTGGTGAAGTGATCATTGATGCTTGTGCTGCACCGGGGGGGAAGACGACTCACATTGCTGAGTTAATGAAAGATGAGGGAAAAGTTTGGGCAGGCGATCGCACTGCTTCACGTTTGCGTAAACTGAAAGAGAATGCCCAACGCCTGAATTTACACTCGATTGAGATTTGCATCGGTGACAGTCGCAACTTACCACAATTTTATGATGTTGCTGACCGTGTTTTACTGGATGCCCCATGTTCTGGCTTGGGGACTTTGCACCGCCATGCTGATGCGCGCTGGCGACAAACACCAGAATCTGTCCAAGAACTCTCGATGCTGCAAAAGGAACTATTAGCACATACATCAAAATTTGTCAAAGTTGGGGGTGTGCTGGTTTATGCCACTTGCACGTTACATCCAGCAGAAAATGAAGAAGTAATTACGGAATTTGTGGCGGGGAATTCTGATTGGCAAATTGAGCCGCCTAGACCCGATTCGCCTTATTCTGCCTACACTACACCACAAGGCTGGCTGAAAGTTTGGCCTCACAATCAAGATATGGACGGCTTTTTCATGGTGCGCTTAAGAAAAACCAACGTTTCCGAATGA
- a CDS encoding TerB family tellurite resistance protein has product MVTDSNVKNLVKILIGAAWIDGKIQPEERQYLREIAQAKGLASDPEIKPWLYELVAVKPNECYKWVKEYLGDRPSLEDCEHLIEAISGLIYSDGEVAIEEAKLLTKLQDLAKSNESNQSAHTVLLKQIQQLYRRWVEVQN; this is encoded by the coding sequence ATGGTGACAGATTCCAATGTAAAAAATTTAGTTAAAATCTTGATAGGTGCTGCTTGGATTGATGGCAAAATTCAACCAGAAGAACGGCAATATCTGCGCGAGATAGCCCAAGCTAAAGGTTTGGCTAGCGATCCAGAGATTAAGCCTTGGCTGTATGAGTTAGTTGCTGTCAAACCCAATGAATGCTACAAGTGGGTGAAAGAATATCTAGGCGATCGCCCTAGTCTCGAAGATTGCGAACATTTGATCGAAGCCATTAGTGGTCTGATTTATAGTGATGGGGAAGTAGCGATTGAAGAAGCAAAGCTCCTGACAAAACTACAGGATCTAGCAAAATCAAACGAATCAAACCAATCAGCTCATACTGTACTGTTAAAGCAGATCCAACAACTGTATCGGCGTTGGGTAGAAGTTCAAAATTAA
- the psb35 gene encoding photosystem II assembly protein Psb35 has product MRILMQAANAIATGGNHFPTAFTLVYVVGFIAAVTIGSIAWYNSKRPVGWESKDRPDFVPKVEKEETPGLGEPKS; this is encoded by the coding sequence ATGCGTATATTGATGCAGGCAGCAAATGCGATCGCTACGGGTGGAAATCACTTCCCCACAGCTTTTACGTTGGTGTATGTAGTTGGCTTTATTGCGGCTGTCACCATTGGCTCCATTGCTTGGTACAACTCGAAACGTCCTGTTGGTTGGGAAAGCAAAGATCGTCCAGATTTCGTCCCTAAGGTGGAAAAAGAAGAAACTCCGGGTCTGGGCGAACCGAAGTCTTAA
- a CDS encoding response regulator transcription factor: protein MTQKILIVDDEPNIVILLEQALEALEDEGVELLTARNGEEALETIKKEQPNLVFLDVMMPKMSGLEVCQLVKHELQMTNVYIVMLTAKGQEFDKQRGMDVGADLYLTKPFRPKEVLEKSMQILGF, encoded by the coding sequence ATGACCCAAAAAATTCTCATTGTTGACGATGAACCCAATATCGTGATTCTGCTGGAACAAGCCCTAGAAGCATTAGAAGACGAAGGGGTAGAACTTTTAACTGCCAGAAACGGTGAAGAAGCCCTGGAGACCATCAAAAAGGAACAACCAAACCTGGTGTTTCTCGATGTGATGATGCCGAAAATGAGTGGTTTGGAAGTTTGTCAACTTGTTAAACATGAACTACAAATGACTAATGTCTATATTGTGATGTTGACAGCCAAGGGACAGGAGTTTGATAAACAAAGAGGAATGGATGTTGGTGCTGATTTGTATTTAACCAAACCATTCCGCCCTAAAGAAGTTCTGGAAAAATCAATGCAGATTTTAGGCTTTTAA
- a CDS encoding PAS domain S-box protein — MSSQLDECNRLLWEKCPVGLVLWRKNGALIDANSTYAAILGSTVPETLNFNYWQITPENYLASERTILEQLEQTGCHQAYEKEYLHQDGHLVPVKVSTVIIEKDGEKLMWSSVEDISNIRQAQKERQQSEKILKQSEARYRSLVTTNTQIIWVSSPEGICFELKDWIAYTGQTLAEAENGGWIDAVHPDDRGYTGEAWGIAVANRSQYQIEYRIRGKDGNYRYFWVWGAPVIEEDGDVREWIGTCTDIHDRKLAEAENQRLKERYRSLVTASSQIVWGTTPEGWGISSEMLTWIAYTGQSEAEVEGWGWLDPIHPDDRTRSFEAWNASVVKRSIYQTEYRLRGKDGTYRYFSVCGVPVLKQDGSIQEWIGTCTDIHDRKLAEMALRQLNHQLEARVAERTAALQNTLAEAQGLNAILDNLADGLLVVDTTGQITHYNPAFLAMHGLTATTLNGHYQELPIFGLADLIERTRSHPGEVFAADVALAKDRIGQAVGTAIFKRTDTKEAAACFGSALLIRDVTAEKEIDKMKTDFISTVSHELRTPLTSVLGFASIIQEKLQTDVFPVLSTEDRKLQKTIKRVGDNLNIIVSEAERLTSLINDVLDIAKMEAGKVEWQMQPINPGELLDWAANSTAALFETNGLQLLTEIESGLPQIIGDRNRLLQVLINLISNAVKFTEFGSVTCRVKQDKDGVCISVIDTGVGIAPEDQPKVFEKFRQVGDTLTDKPKGTGLGLPICKQIVEHHGGRIWVESEPGHGSVFSFQIPIYASNHKINANLNLDALVRQLKEHVITANKVCSENRKTILVVDDDANIRELLRQQLENEGYNVREAKDGMDAIHQIKISSPDLIVLDVMMPQINGFDVAAVLKNDPLTADIPIIILSIVENKERGHHIGIDRYLTKPINTEELLNEIGSLLSQGTSSKKVLVVDQNASTLKTISDVLQTQGYNVIEASDRQECIHKALSAKPDMIIIDSIFSQEADLVKTLKFEKELENVFFIMLSDR; from the coding sequence ATGTCTAGCCAACTTGATGAATGTAATCGCCTTCTTTGGGAAAAATGTCCCGTTGGTCTAGTATTGTGGCGAAAAAATGGCGCGCTGATAGATGCTAATTCCACTTATGCCGCCATTTTAGGGAGTACTGTCCCAGAAACCCTCAACTTCAACTACTGGCAAATTACTCCTGAAAATTATCTCGCCTCTGAGCGAACCATACTAGAGCAACTAGAACAGACTGGTTGTCACCAAGCCTATGAGAAGGAGTATCTTCACCAGGATGGACACTTAGTTCCGGTTAAAGTTTCCACGGTGATAATTGAGAAGGATGGCGAGAAGCTGATGTGGTCGAGTGTAGAAGACATTAGCAACATCAGACAAGCCCAAAAAGAACGCCAACAATCGGAAAAAATCTTGAAACAGAGCGAAGCACGATACCGCTCTCTAGTAACAACTAATACACAAATTATTTGGGTCAGTTCACCAGAAGGAATTTGCTTTGAACTCAAAGACTGGATTGCTTACACAGGACAAACTTTAGCGGAAGCTGAGAACGGAGGCTGGATTGATGCTGTTCATCCTGATGATCGGGGCTACACCGGAGAAGCCTGGGGTATTGCCGTAGCCAACCGCAGTCAATACCAAATTGAATACCGGATTCGTGGCAAGGATGGCAATTATCGCTACTTTTGGGTCTGGGGCGCTCCCGTTATCGAAGAAGATGGTGATGTCCGGGAGTGGATTGGCACCTGTACAGATATTCACGATCGCAAGTTAGCCGAAGCCGAAAATCAGCGTTTGAAGGAACGATATCGCTCTTTGGTAACTGCTAGTTCCCAAATTGTTTGGGGAACAACCCCAGAAGGATGGGGAATCAGTAGCGAAATGCTGACTTGGATAGCTTATACAGGACAGAGTGAAGCGGAGGTTGAGGGTTGGGGTTGGCTTGATCCTATTCACCCCGATGACCGTACTCGTTCCTTTGAAGCCTGGAATGCGTCTGTAGTAAAGCGGAGTATTTACCAAACCGAATATCGGCTACGTGGCAAAGATGGCACTTACCGTTACTTCTCGGTTTGTGGTGTCCCTGTCTTAAAACAAGATGGCAGTATTCAAGAATGGATTGGCACCTGTACTGACATTCACGACCGCAAGCTGGCAGAAATGGCTCTAAGACAACTCAATCACCAACTAGAAGCCAGAGTAGCAGAACGGACTGCGGCACTGCAAAATACCCTAGCTGAAGCCCAAGGATTAAATGCCATTTTAGATAACTTGGCAGATGGTTTGTTGGTAGTGGATACCACAGGACAAATTACCCATTACAATCCTGCCTTTTTAGCTATGCACGGATTAACAGCTACTACCCTAAATGGACATTATCAAGAACTACCCATATTTGGTTTAGCAGATTTGATTGAACGCACTCGCTCCCATCCTGGAGAGGTGTTTGCTGCTGATGTCGCACTGGCGAAAGACCGCATTGGGCAAGCCGTAGGGACAGCCATTTTTAAGCGGACAGACACCAAAGAAGCCGCCGCTTGCTTTGGTTCAGCGCTGTTGATTCGGGATGTCACGGCGGAAAAAGAAATCGACAAAATGAAAACTGATTTTATATCCACAGTTTCCCACGAACTCAGGACACCACTAACTTCTGTCCTTGGTTTTGCCTCCATCATTCAAGAAAAACTGCAAACCGATGTATTCCCCGTCCTGTCTACCGAAGACCGCAAACTGCAAAAAACAATCAAGCGGGTGGGTGACAATCTCAATATTATTGTGTCGGAAGCAGAAAGACTGACATCTTTGATTAACGATGTTTTAGACATTGCCAAGATGGAAGCAGGTAAGGTGGAATGGCAAATGCAGCCGATTAATCCGGGTGAGTTATTGGATTGGGCGGCTAATTCCACAGCCGCATTATTTGAAACTAATGGTCTACAGTTGCTCACAGAAATTGAATCTGGGTTGCCACAAATAATAGGCGATCGCAATCGTCTATTACAAGTGCTGATCAATTTAATTTCTAATGCCGTTAAGTTTACTGAATTCGGCTCTGTTACCTGTCGTGTTAAACAAGACAAAGATGGTGTATGTATCAGTGTCATTGATACAGGGGTTGGCATTGCCCCAGAAGACCAGCCTAAAGTATTTGAGAAATTCCGCCAAGTTGGTGACACCCTCACCGACAAACCCAAAGGTACAGGGTTAGGACTACCCATCTGTAAACAAATTGTCGAACATCATGGCGGCAGAATCTGGGTGGAAAGTGAACCAGGTCATGGTAGCGTCTTCTCTTTCCAGATTCCCATCTACGCTAGTAATCACAAAATCAATGCTAATCTCAATCTGGATGCCCTAGTCAGACAACTGAAAGAACACGTCATCACTGCCAACAAAGTATGCAGCGAAAATCGCAAAACCATTCTCGTTGTCGATGATGATGCCAACATTCGAGAACTACTCCGTCAACAATTAGAAAACGAAGGCTACAACGTTCGGGAAGCCAAAGATGGTATGGATGCGATTCATCAAATCAAAATATCCTCTCCTGATTTGATTGTTCTAGATGTGATGATGCCCCAAATTAACGGTTTTGATGTAGCGGCTGTCTTGAAAAACGATCCTCTAACCGCAGACATTCCGATCATCATTCTCTCAATTGTGGAAAATAAAGAACGCGGCCACCACATAGGGATCGATCGCTATCTTACCAAGCCCATCAACACAGAAGAACTTCTTAATGAAATTGGCTCTCTCCTTTCCCAGGGTACTTCTAGTAAAAAGGTTTTGGTTGTCGATCAAAACGCATCAACTTTAAAAACCATATCGGATGTCTTGCAAACTCAGGGATACAACGTGATTGAAGCCTCAGATCGCCAAGAATGTATCCATAAGGCTCTATCAGCTAAACCGGACATGATCATCATCGATTCTATTTTCTCTCAAGAAGCCGACTTGGTGAAAACTCTCAAGTTTGAAAAGGAGTTAGAAAATGTATTCTTCATCATGCTGTCAGATCGCTAA